A single Callithrix jacchus isolate 240 chromosome 4, calJac240_pri, whole genome shotgun sequence DNA region contains:
- the LOC100405484 gene encoding LOW QUALITY PROTEIN: class I histocompatibility antigen, Gogo-B*0101 alpha chain (The sequence of the model RefSeq protein was modified relative to this genomic sequence to represent the inferred CDS: inserted 1 base in 1 codon; substituted 1 base at 1 genomic stop codon) has product MAVLAPRTLLLLLLGALAQTKTWAGSHFMRYFHIAVSRPGRGEPRYLEVGYVDDTQFVRFDSDAARPRMEPRAPSVEQEGPEYWEEETQRAKDVAQTFRVNLQTLRGYYNQSGAGSHTLQLMYGCDLGPDWSLLRGIXQFAYDAKDYISLNHDLSSWTAADTAAQITQRKWEAANVAEEWRAYMEGTGLEWLRRHLKNGKETLQHADPPKTHVTHHPISDHEAILRCWALGFYPVEITLTWQRDVEDQTXDVELVETRPAGDGNFQKWAAVVVPSGEEQRYTCHVQHEGLPEPLTLRWEPSSQLTISIMGIVAGLVVLGAVDIGAMVTAVMWRKKSSGGERGSYSQAACSDSTQGSDVSSWLVKGRP; this is encoded by the exons ATGGCGGTCCTGGCGCCCCGAACTCTCCTCCTGCTGCTCTTAGGGGCCCTGGCCCAGACCAAAACCTGGGCGG GCTCCCACTTCATGAGGTATTTCCACATTGCTGTGTCCCGGCCTGGCCGTGGGGAGCCCCGGTACCTAGAAGTCGGCTACGTGGACGACACGCAGTTCGTGCGGTTTGACAGCGACGCCGCGAGACCGAGAATGGAGCCGCGGGCGCCGTCGGTGGAGCAGGAGGGGCCGGAGTATTGGGAAGAGGAGACACAGAGAGCCAAGGATGTGGCACAGACTTTCCGAGTGAACCTGCAGACCCTGCGCGGCTACTACAACCAGAGCGGGGCCG GGTCTCACACCCTCCAGTTGATGTACGGCTGCGACCTGGGGCCCGACTGGAGCCTCCTCCGTGGTA TCCAGTTCGCCTACGACGCCAAGGATTATATCTCCCTGAACCATGACCTGAGCTCCTGGACCGCCGCGGACACAGCGGCTCAGATCACGCAGCGCAAGTGGGAGGCGGCCAATGTGGCGGAGGAGTGGAGAGCCTACATGGAGGGCACGGGCCTGGAGTGGCTCCGAAGACACCTGAAGAACGGGAAGGAGACTCTGCAGCATGCGG ATCCCCCAAAGACACATGTGACCCACCACCCCATCTCTGACCATGAGGCCATCCTGaggtgctgggccctgggcttcTACCCTGTAGAGATCACACTGACCTGGCAGCGGGATGTGGAGGACCAGACCTAGGACGTGGAGCTTGTGGAGACCAGGCCAGCAGGGGATGGAAACTTCCAGAAGTGGGCGGCTGTGGTGGTGCCTTCTGGAGAAGAGCAGAGATACACATGCCATGTGCAGCACGAGGGGCTGCCTGAGCCCCTCACCCTGAGATGGG agCCGTCTTCGCAGCTCACCATTTCTATCATGGGCATCGTTGCTGGCCTGGTTGTCCTAGGAGCTGTGGACATTGGAGCGATGGTCACTGCTGTGATGTGGAGGAAGAAGAGCTCAG GTGGAGAAAGAGGAAGCTACTCTCAGGCTGCGT GCAGTGACAGTACCCAGGGCTCTGATGTGTCCTCATGGCTTGTAAAGGGGAGACCCTGA